In [Leptolyngbya] sp. PCC 7376, a genomic segment contains:
- a CDS encoding response regulator, with the protein MEVQDTATKKVVIPGKALQSLILKKLSGTVTIFDPSDESVYWHLHFGDGKLHYATSGIGKRERLEYLLKLLFPNTDFPIPNNLTDEYSYVCKIWQMGKFSLKQVRQVLYFLTQEAITQVLALPRAAMSFKRSSKSLDPLLLSLALKQMVRPLQDQIRSVVQLRSEISSPFERLYLENVEQIVHQSWLNVEDYEFVESIVEELHKKNTLYELSFQVKQTTIQLGTLLKPLIQAGGIRVLPYQELIRPERPLIACIDDSKATQRIVKMTLEASGFQVVGVTEPAQALTTFARQRPEVILMDINMPDIDGYELCRMFNQSRILKNIPVVMLTGRDGLLDRIRARMVGASDFIAKPFNPQELIQLVQSYLPANLPESKLS; encoded by the coding sequence ATGGAAGTGCAGGATACTGCTACAAAAAAAGTTGTGATTCCGGGGAAAGCTCTTCAGAGTCTGATCCTCAAAAAGCTCTCGGGCACCGTCACAATATTCGACCCTTCAGATGAGTCAGTTTATTGGCACTTACACTTCGGAGACGGCAAACTTCACTATGCCACTAGTGGCATCGGTAAGCGGGAACGTTTGGAATATTTACTAAAACTATTATTTCCAAACACTGACTTTCCCATTCCCAATAACCTTACAGACGAATATTCATACGTTTGTAAAATTTGGCAGATGGGGAAATTCTCCCTTAAACAAGTCCGACAAGTGCTTTATTTCCTCACCCAGGAAGCCATTACTCAAGTTTTGGCTTTGCCACGGGCAGCAATGTCATTTAAGCGTTCATCAAAATCTTTAGATCCATTACTTCTCTCATTAGCATTGAAGCAAATGGTTCGTCCGCTACAGGATCAAATACGCAGTGTCGTACAACTACGATCAGAAATCAGCTCTCCTTTTGAGCGTTTGTATTTGGAAAATGTTGAGCAGATCGTCCATCAATCTTGGCTGAACGTAGAGGATTATGAATTTGTTGAGAGCATAGTCGAAGAGCTTCATAAAAAAAACACATTGTATGAACTCAGTTTTCAAGTTAAACAAACCACTATCCAGTTAGGTACATTACTAAAACCACTAATCCAAGCAGGTGGGATCAGGGTACTTCCTTATCAAGAACTGATTCGGCCGGAACGCCCCTTAATCGCTTGTATTGACGATAGTAAGGCGACTCAGCGTATTGTCAAAATGACACTCGAAGCTAGCGGCTTCCAGGTTGTCGGAGTCACAGAACCGGCTCAGGCTCTTACAACATTTGCCCGTCAACGCCCAGAGGTGATCTTAATGGATATTAATATGCCGGATATCGATGGTTACGAGCTTTGTCGGATGTTTAATCAGTCCAGAATCCTTAAAAATATACCTGTAGTGATGTTAACTGGCCGAGATGGTTTACTTGATCGCATTCGTGCTCGCATGGTTGGGGCATCGGACTTTATCGCAAAACCATTTAATCCCCAAGAATTAATTCAGTTAGTGCAGTCATATTTACCAGCTAATCTTCCTGAATCCAAACTTTCATAA
- a CDS encoding PleD family two-component system response regulator — MKNALVVEDSKSEQKLVQALLEKMEIKVDIADNGEEALDWLKSNDQPDLILLDIVMPDMNGLELCREIRETLGYADIPIIFCSNKSEEFDRFWALRQGGNAYITKPYSPMDLIKTVKAHL; from the coding sequence ATGAAAAATGCATTAGTTGTAGAGGATTCCAAGTCTGAGCAAAAGCTGGTTCAGGCCTTGCTTGAGAAGATGGAAATCAAAGTTGATATCGCTGATAACGGAGAAGAAGCGCTTGACTGGCTGAAAAGTAATGACCAGCCGGACTTGATTCTTTTAGATATCGTTATGCCAGACATGAATGGTCTAGAGCTCTGCCGTGAGATTCGGGAGACTTTAGGTTATGCCGATATTCCAATTATTTTTTGTTCTAACAAAAGTGAAGAGTTTGATCGGTTTTGGGCGCTACGTCAGGGCGGCAATGCTTATATTACAAAGCCTTATAGTCCAATGGATTTGATTAAAACGGTGAAGGCACATCTCTAG
- a CDS encoding chemotaxis protein CheW, with protein MSTLAATADYFQVQLYPNNSSPSLSQTLLLIPLSDIAEIITVQQREICPLPGVPQGVTGVLNLRGQLIWTMDLRLLNRDWGDSTRQNPQAKSTLVLVTSEQGQIGCYVDSLKGIVNCHLGQQREVQTYHQAAYAFCKSEIELPNSQLGLLLDTPQLFQHLQNGR; from the coding sequence ATGTCCACACTTGCGGCCACGGCTGACTATTTCCAAGTACAGCTTTATCCCAACAATTCATCGCCATCTCTTAGCCAAACTCTACTTTTAATTCCGCTAAGTGATATTGCCGAGATCATCACGGTACAACAGCGCGAAATTTGCCCCTTGCCCGGTGTCCCGCAGGGGGTCACTGGTGTTTTAAACCTGAGAGGACAACTTATCTGGACAATGGATTTACGTCTATTAAATCGGGATTGGGGGGATTCTACTCGCCAAAATCCCCAGGCAAAATCCACTTTAGTGTTGGTGACATCTGAACAAGGCCAAATCGGTTGCTACGTGGATAGTTTAAAGGGAATTGTCAACTGCCATCTTGGGCAACAAAGGGAGGTTCAAACTTACCATCAGGCAGCTTACGCTTTTTGTAAGAGTGAAATTGAACTCCCAAATAGTCAGCTCGGGCTACTGCTAGATACGCCTCAGTTATTTCAGCATCTGCAAAACGGTCGATAA
- a CDS encoding methyl-accepting chemotaxis protein yields MTATTDTFNQSNYSPAIKELQAAIAVDPTDVITKLNLASQYEEEGFVDEAAEVYRDIIKTDTEGVFAASAEQALKNLGKSIEADPPTQSPQQSSVPAPDPTQSYSENIEALRREVTADPSDMVAQISLANAFESEGHAKEAASVYVYIIENDKEEVFSASAQKALEDLQERFPNEQLVGSASPKQEQTVEPEVVHPREKQTANDIDFLGQPKPTKPSNQRANQVLSRLRDLPIAQKQFGGMLLSSLLTLTGVVGAGIAITTTSGQSQLREQASSELAVNEIQYDIKINQMGFGFRGQSDNVAVIEAATEYAQTRQVSPGVRSQVDAILKNEIQARNIEFATLVGNDKKIIVNANENRAGDTFDPNGLVSEVLANPSQIKTSELIPWEEIEAEKPPLPEGTSPEDKALVRYTVTPVTSSGGQVVGVLVSGDLVLEGKVAIPTETVKAFDSGYSAVYHINDDGSFNFSTAASETLEGAGNGAAGQLVIHTSIDEAEALALPTTELLEDATAANGEIVTSRKEVAGQSYTLAAVSLKNNAGQPVAILVRGTPVENLNALLRSSLLLQVGVGVVAITMSAVLAGLLGRAISKPIQDLQKAAQDFGQGDLSARAEAETRDEIGLLAETFNEMAEDILTSTEAIARQSEANEREAIFQRKERERLQQGVIRLLLRIEEARRGDLRVQALVDEGEVGSIADAFNATMRSLQDLVAQVQSSANQVHDSAISNTGLITQLSDEARLQEQSIQSAEKSVQGIAQSIQSVAKSAQVAAKIARTSRLAAQQGQQTMDETVSNIDTIRTSVADTSKKAKRLAESSQEISKIVNIISDISEKTNLLAFNASIEATRAGENGQGFRVVADEVRRLAEQVTSSAQEIEQLIGGIQEETVEMMKMMEDSTSQVVTGTELVRKTKTTLQNVARISEEIDKVLNSISKATVSQREASKKVTQTMKSVATVAQKTATQSETMSEQLGSLSEVAIALQESSSKFKVN; encoded by the coding sequence ATGACGGCTACAACTGATACATTTAACCAGTCTAATTATTCGCCCGCCATCAAAGAACTACAAGCGGCGATCGCCGTCGATCCGACGGATGTGATAACGAAGCTCAACCTTGCCAGTCAGTATGAAGAAGAAGGTTTTGTAGACGAGGCAGCAGAAGTCTATCGAGATATTATCAAGACTGACACCGAAGGTGTTTTTGCAGCAAGTGCAGAACAAGCATTAAAGAATCTGGGTAAGAGCATCGAAGCAGACCCGCCAACCCAATCTCCTCAACAATCCTCAGTCCCTGCCCCAGATCCAACGCAATCTTATTCTGAAAATATTGAAGCCCTCAGACGCGAAGTAACGGCTGACCCTTCGGATATGGTTGCCCAAATCAGCCTAGCAAACGCCTTTGAGAGTGAAGGGCATGCCAAAGAAGCAGCCTCTGTCTACGTATACATCATTGAGAACGACAAGGAAGAGGTCTTCTCTGCCAGCGCCCAGAAAGCATTAGAAGATCTCCAGGAACGTTTCCCAAATGAACAGCTTGTGGGATCCGCATCGCCAAAACAAGAGCAAACAGTAGAACCTGAAGTCGTACATCCACGCGAGAAGCAAACGGCCAATGATATCGATTTCCTTGGTCAGCCCAAACCAACAAAACCAAGCAACCAACGAGCCAATCAAGTTCTCAGTCGACTACGAGACTTACCGATCGCCCAAAAGCAGTTTGGTGGCATGTTGCTCTCCAGTCTCCTGACCCTAACGGGAGTAGTCGGTGCAGGTATTGCGATTACGACCACTTCTGGTCAAAGTCAGTTGCGTGAACAAGCCTCATCAGAGCTGGCGGTAAACGAAATTCAATACGACATTAAAATCAACCAGATGGGTTTCGGTTTCCGGGGTCAGTCCGATAACGTAGCGGTTATTGAAGCTGCGACAGAGTATGCTCAAACGCGTCAAGTTTCACCAGGAGTGCGATCGCAGGTAGATGCAATTCTAAAGAATGAGATTCAAGCACGAAACATTGAATTCGCGACCCTAGTGGGTAACGATAAAAAAATCATTGTTAATGCCAATGAAAATCGTGCAGGTGATACTTTTGACCCTAATGGTTTGGTCAGCGAGGTTTTGGCAAATCCAAGTCAGATCAAAACCAGTGAACTTATCCCATGGGAGGAGATCGAGGCCGAAAAACCGCCTTTACCAGAAGGAACATCTCCGGAAGATAAGGCTCTTGTTCGTTACACAGTAACGCCAGTAACTAGCAGTGGTGGTCAAGTGGTTGGTGTCTTGGTTTCTGGTGACCTTGTGCTTGAAGGCAAAGTCGCCATTCCGACTGAAACAGTTAAAGCCTTTGACTCTGGTTACAGTGCGGTCTATCACATTAATGATGATGGGTCTTTTAATTTCTCTACTGCTGCATCAGAAACGCTTGAAGGTGCAGGTAATGGAGCAGCGGGACAATTAGTAATTCACACCAGTATCGATGAAGCAGAGGCTCTAGCTCTCCCAACGACTGAGTTGCTAGAGGATGCCACCGCTGCTAATGGAGAAATCGTTACGTCAAGAAAAGAAGTTGCGGGACAAAGCTATACCCTTGCAGCGGTTAGTCTCAAGAATAATGCAGGTCAACCTGTGGCTATTTTGGTACGAGGAACTCCGGTTGAAAACTTAAATGCTCTGCTCCGGAGTAGTTTATTGCTCCAAGTCGGTGTGGGTGTCGTGGCAATCACGATGTCGGCAGTATTGGCAGGCTTGTTAGGACGAGCTATCAGTAAGCCGATTCAGGATTTGCAGAAAGCAGCTCAAGATTTCGGTCAAGGGGACTTGAGTGCTCGTGCAGAAGCGGAGACACGGGATGAGATTGGTCTCTTGGCAGAAACGTTTAACGAGATGGCAGAAGATATTCTTACTTCTACTGAGGCGATCGCCCGTCAATCAGAAGCCAACGAACGAGAGGCAATCTTCCAACGGAAAGAGCGTGAGCGACTACAACAGGGGGTAATTCGCTTACTCCTACGCATTGAAGAAGCCCGCCGTGGTGACCTCAGAGTACAAGCCCTTGTGGACGAAGGGGAAGTCGGTTCGATTGCAGACGCATTTAACGCCACGATGCGAAGTCTGCAAGACCTGGTTGCACAGGTACAAAGTTCTGCGAACCAAGTGCATGACTCCGCTATCAGCAACACAGGTTTAATTACCCAGCTCTCAGATGAAGCACGACTCCAAGAGCAATCGATTCAGTCGGCGGAAAAATCGGTTCAGGGTATTGCCCAATCGATTCAATCCGTTGCGAAATCTGCCCAAGTCGCGGCGAAAATTGCCCGCACCTCCCGTCTCGCTGCACAACAGGGTCAACAAACCATGGACGAAACGGTATCTAACATTGATACGATTCGAACCTCGGTAGCAGACACCTCCAAAAAAGCAAAACGCTTGGCTGAGTCTTCCCAAGAGATTTCGAAGATTGTCAACATCATTTCTGACATCTCCGAGAAAACGAACCTCCTGGCATTTAACGCCTCCATTGAGGCAACACGTGCGGGTGAAAATGGTCAAGGTTTCCGAGTGGTTGCGGATGAGGTCCGACGTCTGGCAGAGCAGGTTACAAGTTCTGCCCAAGAGATTGAGCAACTGATTGGTGGTATTCAGGAAGAGACGGTGGAAATGATGAAAATGATGGAAGACAGTACATCACAGGTTGTCACCGGAACAGAACTGGTACGGAAAACGAAAACCACGCTCCAAAATGTGGCACGCATTAGTGAAGAGATCGACAAAGTATTGAACTCCATCTCGAAAGCAACGGTCTCCCAGCGGGAAGCATCTAAGAAGGTGACGCAAACGATGAAGTCTGTCGCAACGGTAGCGCAAAAAACAGCGACCCAATCCGAGACGATGTCCGAGCAGCTCGGCTCACTCTCAGAGGTGGCGATCGCCCTCCAGGAATCATCGTCGAAGTTTAAAGTTAACTAA
- a CDS encoding response regulator, whose amino-acid sequence MLDAASLKAIALETRHCFLLEDAPDFINLFNDSAAQLREELQQPTGADTSALYKNLVRAAHSIKGGAGLAELSLLNRLAHKMEDLLELMAEGRIQDQFTGIELVSLAMEEVQSCIDLASTDDNNPGESAGAPELIQALAEFLETADAKTQPSSESANNSATPSKFVATALSVDLEACVKRMADSLETDATPHRLSSHFQTLTEECQLLGEALSLPWLQNIAVMINQVQQHPAVPLKKLAELAIAEIRNLSNSYLKNPDHTDPSPDFQDFVRQYQTAKAPAPQPIAQQPEPSTLTPVAATATATQIPAKVSAKTTFSPQKTSTVQVRMPIDQLNRMGNAVGELFIGYEQLSRHHQQLQQASRNLKQRTLQLNPIHDEVTTLYDKLASATPGETLTPNNAVSRGNANEFDSLHFDQYTQAHSNLQQFQELMVQVQEIREDIELIRWEFQNSLDSMRQQLEYLNQDLTQSRLIPFGKLARRFISSLETLSKRYPQSAQLQIIGEQVLIDQAILEQLRTPLTHLIRNAFDHGIEAAVQRRQVGKPDVGTITVSAKLQGNMVEVEVSDDGKGIDIERVWQKALDLGLYTVEDRDHLSDGQILDLIFSPGFSTRQEVTDLSGRGMGLDIVRLELGQLSGTVLVNQQPQQGTKFVIRIPLSFNILPLLLCRCQQQIIALPSVNVQAIISLADKDSTQAPPEFLNWQGQNLKLHALDQLLPYTQSSIFLPSERRPQPVIGVVVRQDENSMAIAVDEIIGERELVLKALNQTVAYPSYVAGCTVLGSGEVVPVLVPDAFDELLEHQQTQPVAPAITETSAQRDLRQPSILVIDDSVAVRRTLDKMLTQCGYQVHQCRDGKEAWNFLNRSNQVFDLAICDLEMPGYDGFTLLQMVRGQQQWNDLPFVMLTSRDNDLHRQKAKKLGANNYFTKPFQPIQFLEAISAYVS is encoded by the coding sequence ATGTTGGACGCAGCCAGTTTAAAAGCGATCGCCCTCGAAACCCGTCACTGCTTCTTACTTGAAGATGCGCCGGATTTCATCAATCTTTTTAACGACAGCGCCGCGCAGTTGCGAGAAGAATTACAGCAGCCCACAGGCGCTGATACGAGTGCTTTATATAAAAATCTCGTTCGTGCCGCCCATTCCATTAAAGGTGGTGCAGGCCTAGCAGAGCTGTCATTGCTCAATCGACTCGCCCACAAAATGGAAGACCTGTTGGAATTGATGGCGGAGGGGCGTATCCAAGACCAATTCACGGGCATTGAGCTGGTGAGTTTGGCGATGGAAGAAGTGCAAAGTTGCATTGATCTGGCGTCTACGGATGATAATAATCCAGGTGAATCTGCGGGGGCTCCTGAACTCATTCAGGCTCTCGCAGAATTTTTAGAGACAGCCGACGCCAAAACCCAGCCCAGCTCCGAGTCTGCCAATAATTCTGCGACACCCAGTAAATTTGTCGCAACGGCTCTCAGTGTCGATCTCGAAGCCTGTGTCAAACGAATGGCCGATTCTCTCGAGACGGACGCCACTCCGCATCGTCTCAGTTCTCATTTCCAAACCTTAACGGAGGAATGTCAGCTGCTTGGGGAAGCACTGAGTTTACCGTGGCTCCAAAATATTGCCGTCATGATTAATCAGGTACAACAACATCCGGCAGTACCTCTCAAAAAGTTAGCGGAGTTGGCGATCGCCGAAATCCGTAATCTCAGCAACTCCTATCTCAAAAACCCCGATCACACTGACCCTTCTCCAGATTTTCAAGACTTTGTACGCCAATATCAAACGGCCAAAGCACCAGCGCCTCAACCGATTGCCCAGCAACCAGAACCCTCAACTCTTACTCCAGTAGCGGCAACAGCGACAGCCACCCAAATCCCAGCAAAAGTTTCTGCAAAAACAACCTTCTCCCCCCAAAAAACATCCACTGTCCAAGTGCGGATGCCTATTGACCAGCTCAACCGTATGGGTAACGCGGTCGGAGAACTTTTTATCGGGTATGAGCAATTATCGCGACACCACCAACAACTCCAACAGGCGAGTCGTAATCTCAAACAAAGAACACTACAACTCAATCCAATTCACGATGAAGTAACCACCCTCTACGATAAATTGGCCAGTGCGACACCGGGCGAAACGCTCACCCCAAACAACGCAGTCAGTCGTGGTAACGCCAATGAGTTTGATAGTCTGCATTTCGACCAATATACCCAAGCTCACTCCAACCTCCAGCAATTCCAGGAGTTGATGGTACAGGTACAAGAAATCCGAGAAGATATCGAGTTGATCCGTTGGGAGTTTCAAAATTCCCTGGACAGTATGCGGCAACAGTTAGAGTATCTCAACCAAGATCTCACCCAATCCCGCTTAATCCCTTTCGGTAAATTGGCAAGGCGCTTTATCTCTTCCCTCGAAACCTTGAGTAAACGCTATCCCCAATCTGCGCAACTTCAAATTATTGGCGAACAAGTGCTCATTGACCAAGCGATCCTTGAGCAGTTACGAACTCCATTAACTCATCTCATTCGTAATGCGTTTGACCATGGCATCGAAGCGGCTGTCCAACGTCGCCAAGTAGGTAAGCCTGATGTTGGCACCATTACCGTCTCTGCAAAATTGCAGGGAAATATGGTGGAAGTAGAAGTTAGTGATGATGGTAAAGGCATTGATATCGAAAGGGTTTGGCAAAAAGCACTGGATCTAGGTCTCTATACCGTTGAAGATCGCGATCACCTTAGTGATGGGCAAATTTTAGACCTGATTTTTTCTCCGGGTTTCTCAACTCGCCAAGAAGTAACAGACCTCTCTGGACGAGGCATGGGATTAGATATTGTGCGCCTTGAGCTAGGGCAACTCAGTGGCACTGTCTTGGTAAACCAACAACCTCAACAGGGGACGAAATTTGTTATTCGGATTCCGCTCAGTTTCAATATTTTGCCGCTATTACTCTGCCGATGTCAGCAGCAAATCATCGCTTTACCATCGGTAAATGTGCAAGCCATTATTTCCCTCGCGGATAAAGATTCGACCCAAGCTCCTCCTGAATTTTTAAACTGGCAAGGTCAAAATCTAAAACTCCATGCCCTTGATCAGCTTTTGCCCTACACTCAGTCTTCTATTTTTCTCCCCTCTGAAAGACGTCCTCAACCAGTTATCGGTGTGGTTGTCCGGCAGGATGAAAACTCGATGGCGATCGCTGTTGATGAGATTATTGGAGAGCGGGAATTAGTATTAAAAGCTTTGAATCAAACGGTAGCCTATCCCTCCTATGTGGCAGGTTGTACAGTCCTAGGTTCCGGGGAAGTGGTTCCGGTACTTGTGCCCGATGCCTTTGATGAATTGCTTGAGCACCAGCAGACTCAGCCCGTTGCTCCAGCTATTACAGAAACTTCAGCTCAGCGAGATTTACGTCAACCGTCGATCTTAGTGATTGATGACTCTGTCGCAGTGCGTCGTACTCTCGATAAAATGCTCACTCAATGTGGCTACCAAGTGCATCAATGTCGTGATGGCAAAGAGGCATGGAATTTCCTTAACCGTTCTAACCAAGTCTTCGATCTGGCGATTTGTGACCTTGAGATGCCGGGCTACGATGGCTTTACGCTTTTACAAATGGTACGAGGACAACAGCAATGGAATGATTTGCCTTTCGTCATGCTCACCTCTCGTGACAATGATCTACACCGCCAAAAAGCGAAAAAACTCGGCGCTAATAATTATTTCACCAAGCCATTCCAACCGATCCAATTCCTTGAGGCAATCTCTGCCTACGTCAGCTAA
- a CDS encoding J domain-containing protein, which yields MNLLHCYEILGLRVDAELATIKSSYRRLARRFHPDVNAGDRQAQEKFIEINRAYRELMRTLPSAAFDEEKAEPLRVSAPYELSALEHRLKWQTYQSLQTCLRKEKFARAIALTEGLAQRLPDDVEVRQWQGIIYLSWGSLLLRKGKQSQAHTYFRKAMLADPCNLTLRQQVEQAIAKIKISAV from the coding sequence ATGAATCTTCTCCATTGCTATGAAATTTTAGGGTTACGGGTTGATGCTGAACTTGCAACGATTAAGTCGTCTTATCGGCGTTTGGCGCGACGGTTTCATCCGGATGTGAATGCAGGCGATCGCCAGGCTCAAGAAAAATTTATTGAGATAAATCGTGCGTATCGAGAGTTGATGCGGACATTGCCGAGTGCGGCATTTGATGAAGAGAAAGCGGAGCCGCTTCGGGTGAGTGCCCCCTACGAACTGTCAGCATTAGAACATCGACTGAAGTGGCAAACCTATCAATCACTCCAGACTTGTTTGCGTAAAGAGAAATTCGCCCGGGCGATCGCCTTAACTGAAGGTTTAGCCCAACGATTGCCCGATGACGTGGAAGTGCGCCAATGGCAAGGCATCATTTATTTATCATGGGGATCGCTATTGCTCCGTAAAGGCAAACAATCCCAAGCCCATACCTATTTTCGTAAGGCGATGCTCGCTGATCCTTGTAACCTCACCCTCCGCCAACAAGTTGAACAGGCGATCGCCAAAATCAAAATTTCCGCTGTTTAG
- the moaD gene encoding molybdopterin converting factor subunit 1, with product MINISVKLFAIYQETYQQEQLTLQLDDQATVGTLADKIFNAHPELEQWRSVTRYGVNMEFVDENTTLQDGDEVVLIPPVSGG from the coding sequence TTGATTAATATTTCGGTTAAGCTTTTCGCCATTTACCAAGAAACCTATCAGCAGGAACAGTTGACTTTGCAGCTCGACGATCAGGCAACGGTGGGGACTTTGGCAGATAAGATTTTTAATGCACACCCCGAATTAGAACAGTGGCGCAGTGTCACTCGGTATGGGGTCAATATGGAATTTGTTGATGAAAATACGACGCTTCAAGATGGCGATGAGGTGGTCTTGATTCCGCCTGTTAGTGGTGGTTAA
- the selD gene encoding selenide, water dikinase SelD: MTDLVLVGGGHSHAIALRMWAMNPLPDVHLTLISNVTYTPYSGMLPGYVAGFYDYEETHIDLRRLAYFAKADFLRDEVVGLDLEKKQVICRDRPPVRFDHLSLDIGSTPSMGKISGAKEYAIPAKPVPEFLSAWQVILDNASKHPTQKQEIIIVGGGAGGTELAFNIHHALTQKLASPDLLSLQLVHRGPELVNGNGNPWVSQLTEKLLRERGVNIHLNQNVAQVSKNGLQCQSGLKLTGQVIWVTQASAPAWIKQSGIQADTHGFVVIDETLRSPSHPFVFATGDIASMQDHPRPKAGVFAVRQGKPLFQNWQRTFTGDDLIHYKPQKRYLALIGTGDKQAIATRGKLGWRAKWLWDWKDKIDRKFMDQFTDLPEMKPMMTMAEPKPKMYCAGCGAKVGKDILSAALADLEISETDGVIVGLDQPDDAAVIQVPNDKLLVQTVDYFPSLINDPYLLGQIVTQHCLSDLYTMGAMPHSVLVLASIPHGKARVQQGLLSQMLAGVTKVLREENIALIGGHTNESDKLGLGLTCNGFIERDDIWRKGKVKAGQALILTKPLGTGTLFAAEMQQAAKGKWINGAIASMVQSNRKAAEILRNHSATACTDITGFGLAGHLLEMLQTSGLSAELYLDQLPILDGALESIAQDFTSSLAPQNHTAEQFIHSEIKSRAKPKYELIFDPQTSGGLLASIDEEQRENCIKALRQNHYLASAQIGKIFTAEYPSIIRISNLGEINS; the protein is encoded by the coding sequence ATGACGGATTTGGTTTTAGTTGGTGGTGGTCATAGTCATGCGATCGCCCTGCGGATGTGGGCAATGAATCCGTTGCCAGATGTGCACCTCACGCTGATTAGTAATGTCACCTACACGCCTTATTCGGGAATGCTACCTGGATATGTCGCGGGTTTTTACGATTACGAAGAAACCCATATCGATCTGCGTCGCCTCGCCTATTTTGCAAAGGCTGATTTTTTGCGAGATGAAGTTGTCGGACTAGATTTAGAGAAAAAACAGGTTATTTGTCGAGATAGACCACCAGTCAGATTTGACCATTTATCGTTGGATATTGGCAGTACGCCCAGCATGGGGAAGATCTCTGGTGCCAAAGAATATGCAATTCCAGCAAAACCGGTGCCAGAATTTCTGTCAGCTTGGCAAGTCATTCTCGATAACGCCTCCAAACATCCGACCCAAAAACAAGAAATCATCATTGTTGGTGGTGGTGCAGGTGGCACAGAGTTAGCATTCAATATTCACCATGCTTTAACCCAAAAGTTAGCATCGCCAGATTTACTATCTTTGCAGCTTGTCCATCGTGGCCCTGAATTGGTTAACGGCAATGGTAATCCTTGGGTCAGCCAACTCACTGAAAAGTTATTGCGAGAGCGCGGCGTCAATATTCATCTCAATCAAAACGTTGCGCAGGTTTCAAAAAATGGGTTGCAATGCCAGTCTGGTTTAAAGCTGACAGGACAAGTCATTTGGGTCACTCAGGCTTCGGCTCCCGCATGGATTAAACAAAGTGGAATTCAAGCAGATACTCATGGTTTTGTGGTGATTGATGAAACCTTGCGATCGCCCTCCCATCCTTTTGTGTTTGCGACGGGTGATATTGCCTCAATGCAGGATCATCCTCGACCAAAAGCAGGGGTGTTTGCGGTGCGGCAAGGAAAACCGCTTTTTCAGAATTGGCAACGTACTTTTACAGGCGATGACCTCATTCACTACAAACCCCAAAAACGTTATTTAGCGCTTATTGGCACTGGGGATAAACAGGCGATCGCCACACGCGGGAAATTGGGTTGGCGCGCAAAATGGTTATGGGATTGGAAGGACAAAATTGATCGGAAATTTATGGATCAGTTTACCGATTTGCCTGAAATGAAACCGATGATGACAATGGCTGAGCCCAAACCCAAAATGTATTGTGCAGGCTGTGGCGCGAAAGTCGGCAAAGATATTTTATCGGCAGCTTTGGCAGATCTCGAAATCTCTGAAACAGATGGAGTGATTGTTGGACTCGATCAACCGGATGACGCGGCAGTGATTCAAGTGCCAAACGACAAACTTTTGGTGCAAACGGTCGATTATTTTCCGAGCTTAATTAATGACCCCTATCTCCTCGGTCAAATCGTGACGCAGCATTGCCTGAGTGATCTTTATACGATGGGTGCGATGCCCCATAGTGTGTTGGTTTTGGCGAGTATTCCCCACGGTAAGGCCAGAGTGCAACAAGGGCTTCTCTCACAAATGTTAGCTGGGGTAACAAAGGTTTTACGAGAGGAAAATATCGCGCTAATTGGTGGTCATACCAACGAATCAGACAAGTTAGGTTTGGGATTAACTTGCAACGGTTTTATTGAGCGCGATGATATTTGGCGCAAGGGTAAAGTCAAAGCTGGACAAGCACTTATCCTGACAAAGCCACTGGGAACAGGCACTCTATTCGCTGCCGAAATGCAACAAGCTGCAAAAGGAAAATGGATCAATGGGGCGATCGCCTCAATGGTGCAATCAAATCGAAAGGCTGCTGAAATTCTACGCAACCATAGTGCAACAGCTTGCACAGATATCACAGGATTTGGGTTGGCGGGGCATCTCCTTGAAATGCTTCAAACATCGGGTCTTTCAGCAGAATTATATTTAGACCAATTACCGATTCTCGATGGGGCTTTAGAAAGTATTGCCCAAGATTTTACGAGCTCCCTCGCACCACAAAATCACACAGCAGAACAATTTATTCATAGCGAGATAAAATCACGGGCTAAGCCTAAATATGAACTCATATTTGACCCACAGACATCGGGGGGATTACTAGCCAGTATCGATGAGGAACAAAGAGAAAACTGCATCAAAGCCCTCCGCCAAAATCATTATTTAGCCAGTGCTCAAATTGGAAAGATTTTTACGGCAGAGTATCCATCAATTATTCGAATTTCAAATTTAGGAGAAATAAACTCATGA